ATCGGTTATTGATCACTGGTTTTAAGTATTTAATTGATAGATGATCAGATGAAGCGATGGTGTCTTGAAGTTCTTAAGCGTAAGGAAGCTTTGATGAATGCATTAGAAATTTCAAATTTAACAGTCAGTTATAAGGCGCATCCGGTGGTTCATCATCTATCGGTAGGGTTTCCTGTGGGCAAAAGCACAGCTATTGTTGGTCCTAATGGGGCTGGGAAAAGTACGCTTTTAAAAGCGATTATGGGGCTAGTACCTTATTCTGAAGGGGTAATTGAGAAGGCGGAAACCTTAAAGGTTAGCTATCTTTCGCAGATTTCAGAGATTCGCAGGGACCTTCCTTTAACGCTCTTTGAGTTGGTTAGTGCAGGAGCTTACCACAAGATGGGACTCTTTGGTCGCTTGACTCAAGAGATTGCAGATGAGGTTGAGGAGGCGCTTCATTTTGTGGGCTTGGAAGGATTTGGTGATCGTAGTATTGATTCACTTTCAGGTGGGCAGTTTCAAAAAGCGCTCTTTGCTAGAATTGTGGTCGAAGGTGCTGATTTAATTCTACTCGATGAGCCTTTTAATGCGATGGATGTAAGAACAACAAAAGAGCTCTGTGAATTGATTAAACGCTGGGAATCAGAAGGAAAAACTGTCATTGTAGTGCTTCATGATTTAGGACTAGCCTGTCAATATTTCTCAAACACGCTTATTTTAGCAAGAGATAAGATCGCTTTTGGTAAGAGCCAAGAGGTGGTCACCGGAGATAATTTGCTGCGAGCAGAGTCTGTGTCGTTAGGGTGGGAAAGTGATGCGTGGTGTGAGGATTGATTGATGTTAGAACTACTTTATTCTCTTTTTATTGATCCATTTATCATGTTGCCCTTTTTAAAAAGAGCATTAGTCGCTTCGATGATGATCGCTGTATCATCAGGATTAGTCGGTGTTTTTCTTTTGCTTAATCGAATGAGCCTTGTGGGAGATGCACTAAGTCACGGCGTATTGCCAGGGATTGCAATTGCTTTTCTCTTTTTCGGATTTAATATCTATGCCATGAGTTTTGGTGGCGTAATTGCCGGGGTATCGATCGCGATAGTGGCATCTTTAATCTCGCATTATACAAATTTAAAAGAAGATGCCAGTTTTGCCGCTCTTTACCTATTTTCACTGGCCATTGGGGTTGTATTGATCATGGAGATGGGCTCGCAGGCGGATCTATTGCACATTCTCTTTGGCTCAGTATTAGCCGTTGATGAATCGTCGCTCTATTTAGTCTGGAGTGTATTGGTGATGACGTTAATGATTTTATCGCTAATTTATCGCCCATTATTATTATATATCGTCGATCCCCTCTATTTAGCATTAAAGACAAAGGCAGGATTATTCTTTTACGGATTGTTTCTGTTTTTAGTAGTACTGAACTTAGTGGCATCATTTCAAGTTCTTGGAACCCTGATGACCGTTGGAATGATGATGATCCCGGCAATTTGTGCAAGGCTTTGGAGTAATCGCATGGAAAGGGTGCTCTTAATTGCGATTATTCTAGGCGTTTTAGGGGCATATTTGGGATTAGTTGCCTCTGTCCATTATGATATAGCTTCAGGGCCGATGATTATTTTAGTCTTAGCTAGCTTTTATGTTGTTTCGCTGTTCTTTGGGTTTGAGGGCGGTATTTTTAGACGTAAAAGCGGCAAAATACATCGTAAAGCATGATTTGACTATGTCTAGATAAGGAGTATCAAGTGATTACTATTACCTATTTTGGGAACTTAAAAGATCAGCTTCAATGTAGTGAAGAGACGATAGCGTGGGAATCTGGAGATACTGAAAGCTTACTGACGATGCTACGTGAAAGAGGCGCTTTATGGGCTCAGGCTTTGGCGCCAGAGAATATCTTTCGAGTCGTGGTGAATGAAGAGATCACTTTTTCGGTAACAGAGATTGTATCAGGGGATCGTGTTGCACTCTTACCACCTGTAACAGGAGGTTAATGTGCATGTCCATATAGTGATTCAAGAAGAATTGTTTGATCTAAAAAAAGAGAGTGATGCGCTGATAAAAGCTTCAGGCGATGCTGGGGCATTAGTGTTATTTCAAGGAATGGTGCGAGAGTTTGATCAAGCAGTGCAGCTTGAGAAGATGATGCTTGAGCATTTCCCAGGGGTTACAGAGAAAGAGATCACTCGTATTATTTTGAAAGCAAAGCAGAAGTGGGAT
The nucleotide sequence above comes from Ignatzschineria rhizosphaerae. Encoded proteins:
- a CDS encoding MoaD/ThiS family protein, giving the protein MITITYFGNLKDQLQCSEETIAWESGDTESLLTMLRERGALWAQALAPENIFRVVVNEEITFSVTEIVSGDRVALLPPVTGG
- a CDS encoding metal ABC transporter permease, producing the protein MLELLYSLFIDPFIMLPFLKRALVASMMIAVSSGLVGVFLLLNRMSLVGDALSHGVLPGIAIAFLFFGFNIYAMSFGGVIAGVSIAIVASLISHYTNLKEDASFAALYLFSLAIGVVLIMEMGSQADLLHILFGSVLAVDESSLYLVWSVLVMTLMILSLIYRPLLLYIVDPLYLALKTKAGLFFYGLFLFLVVLNLVASFQVLGTLMTVGMMMIPAICARLWSNRMERVLLIAIILGVLGAYLGLVASVHYDIASGPMIILVLASFYVVSLFFGFEGGIFRRKSGKIHRKA
- a CDS encoding metal ABC transporter ATP-binding protein encodes the protein MNALEISNLTVSYKAHPVVHHLSVGFPVGKSTAIVGPNGAGKSTLLKAIMGLVPYSEGVIEKAETLKVSYLSQISEIRRDLPLTLFELVSAGAYHKMGLFGRLTQEIADEVEEALHFVGLEGFGDRSIDSLSGGQFQKALFARIVVEGADLILLDEPFNAMDVRTTKELCELIKRWESEGKTVIVVLHDLGLACQYFSNTLILARDKIAFGKSQEVVTGDNLLRAESVSLGWESDAWCED